From a region of the Labrus mixtus chromosome 5, fLabMix1.1, whole genome shotgun sequence genome:
- the LOC132974273 gene encoding nucleus accumbens-associated protein 2-like — MSEGLLQVEIPDFGSSVLGSLNEQRLLGHYCDVSILVQGQAFKAHRAVLAASSLYFRDLFSSAADSSSSSSSSSSSSQAVFELPSSVTPACFQQILSFCYTGRLSMAASEQLVLMYTAGYLQIQNIVERGMELMMMKASSSSSPLCCDSQTTSADELGGFDTQMVQQQNSAPQLQEASPDQPALSPEELLLAVSRIKQERADTPPAEDNGRRAAAGGGGGEEGRVDNAGDLQSSRSSALCYLGAGAGLVPGLQSYLLAGGGRSSPGGSSLPTDSPPSHPATEEELEEDYYGSSVHPGLYQHIYGHPGNPYIQEKMEMLSLPLANERRPCVLVGRDNMALPASLISQIGYRCHPSLYTEGDPGEKVELVAGSGVFMTRGQLMNCHLCAGVKHKVLLRRLLATFFDRNTLANSCGTGIRSSTNDPSRKPLDNRVLNTVKLYCQNFAPNFKESEMNVIAADMCTNARRVRKRWLPKIQSLLPDSLPATNSSHPRRGKRGGGGQGGEAAVHPSGSPFEMDLRQLSASYLGLEAPLYAERREREAAGEREREKEAPAALLPHLQFAGSRGGGGGGAGGAQAEEGLMGGEVDGGGRSQTEQPPDLPLPLSSSSSSSSSSSHPSPQPAEPAPPQRGLADTDERGTEPLEDSQ, encoded by the exons ATGTCGGAGGggctgctgcaggtggagatcCCAGACTTTGGCAGCAGCGTGCTTGGCAGCTTGAACGAGCAGCGGCTGCTGGGTCACTACTGTGACGTCTCTATTCTGGTGCAGGGTCAGGCCTTCAAGGCACACCGGGCCGTCCTCGCCGCTTCATCGCTCTACTTCAGAGACCTGTTCAGCTCTGCAGCAgattcctcttcttcatcctcttcatcatcatcctcgtcCCAGGCAGTGTTTGAGCTGCCGTCTTCAGTCACGCCAGCATGTTTCCAGCAGATTCTATCGTTCTGCTACACTGGGCGTCTCAGTATGGCTGCAAGTGAGCAGCTGGTGCTCATGTATACCGCCGGGTACCTGCAGATCCAGAACATCGTGGAGCGAGGCATGGAGCTTATGATGATGAAggcatcctcctcttcctcacctctcTGCTGTGATTCACAG ACCACGTCAGCAGACGAGCTTGGGGGCTTCGACACACAGATGGTTCAACAGCAGAACAGCGCCCCCCAGTTGCAGGAGGCCAGTCCAGACCAGCCAGCTCTGAGCCCAGAGGAACTGCTGCTGGCTGTCAGCAGGATCAAACAGGAGAGAGCTGACACTCCTCCTGCTGAGGACAATgggagaagagcagcagcaggaggtggaggaggagaggagggcag AGTGGACAATGCTGGGGACCTCCAGTCCTCCAGGAGCAGTGCTCTGTGTTACTTGGGTGCAGGTGCAGGTTTAGTTCCAGGGCTGCAGTCTTATCTACTGGCAGGAGGGGGGCGATCCAGTCCAGGAGGCTCCAGCCTTCCCACAGACTCCCCACCCTCTCACCCAGCCAccgaggaggagctggaggaggattACTATGGGAGCAGTGTCCATCCTGGACTATACCAACACATCTACGGACATCCTGGAAACCCCTACA TCCAAGAGAAGATGGAGATGCTGTCCCTCCCATTGGCTAATGAGCGTCGGCCCTGCGTACTGGTTGGTCGAGACAACATGGCCCTCCCTGCCAGTCTGATTAGTCAGATTGGGTATCGCTGTCACCCATCGCTTTACACTGAAGGAGACCCAGGGGAGAAGGTGGAGCTGGTGGCTG gttcaggtgtgttcatgaCACGAGGTCAGCTGATGAATTGTCACCTGTGTGCTGGAGTAAAACACAAGGTGCTGCTCAGGAGACTGCTGGCTACCTTCTTTGACAG AAACACTCTGGCCAATAGCTGTGGGACAGGAATCCGCTCCTCAACCAATGATCCGAGCCGAAAGCCCCTGGACAACCGAGTGTTAAACACTGTCAAac tctaCTGTCAGAACTTTGCTCCTAACTTTAAGGAGAGCGAGATGAACGTCATCGCGGCGGACATGTGCACCAATGCCCGCAGGGTCCGTAAACGTTGGCTTCCGAAGATCCAGTCTCTGCTGCCTGATAGCCTCCCTGCCACCAACTCCTCACACCCACGCAGGGGtaagagggggggaggaggtcaGGGTGGTGAAGCAGCAGTGCATCCCAGTGGCAGCCCCTTCGAGATGGACCTGCGGCAGCTCAGCGCCTCCTACCTCGGCTTGGAGGCTCCGCTGTATGCTGAGCGACGTGAGAGAGAGGCggcaggggagagagaaagggagaaggaGGCCCCAGCAGCCCTCCTGCCTCACCTGCAGTTCGCTGGGTCTCgtgggggaggtggaggaggcgcAGGTGGGGCGCAGGCAGAGGAGGGGCTTATGGGAGGCGAGGTAGATGGGGGAGGGAGATCACAGACTGAACAACCCCCAGACCTTCCCCTccccctgtcctcctcctcctcttcttcctcctcctcctcacacccTTCCCCCCAGCCTGCAGAGCCTGCCCCTCCACAAAGGGGATTGGCCGACACAGATGAGAGAGGGACGGAGCCTCTGGAAGACAGCCAATAA